The proteins below are encoded in one region of Casimicrobium huifangae:
- the truB gene encoding tRNA pseudouridine(55) synthase TruB — MTPHGVALVDKPAGMSSFSVVSRLRRVMRPLGVSKVGHTGTLDPLATGLLPICISEATKFAQRLLDSDKGYLATVQFGAATTTGDAEGEVTHRSDRSLTASDVAAALATFQGPIRQKPPAFSALKIAGKPAYEYARAGQSVEIAEREVTIHAITLLAFDEATQRADIEVLCSKGTYIRSLAVDLAVALGSAGHLAALRRTRTGGFSLSEARPLDAWMEASDEQRLAWLLPTDSLVIDLPRIDLDTANATNLCNGKLVALSRVANADVSGATADSTLCRVYTGDAPARFIGLGRLGDSGILRVERLLSTK, encoded by the coding sequence ATGACACCGCACGGCGTTGCGCTCGTCGACAAGCCGGCGGGTATGTCCTCATTTTCCGTCGTATCCCGCCTGCGTCGAGTCATGCGTCCGCTCGGTGTCAGCAAGGTCGGGCACACCGGCACGTTGGACCCGCTGGCGACCGGCTTGCTGCCGATATGCATCAGCGAGGCCACCAAGTTCGCGCAGCGGCTGCTCGATTCCGACAAGGGCTATCTCGCCACGGTGCAGTTTGGCGCGGCGACCACCACTGGTGATGCCGAGGGTGAAGTCACCCATCGCAGCGATCGCTCTCTGACGGCAAGTGACGTTGCTGCTGCGTTGGCGACCTTCCAGGGGCCTATCCGGCAAAAGCCGCCAGCGTTTTCCGCGCTCAAGATCGCCGGCAAGCCCGCGTACGAGTACGCGCGGGCAGGGCAGTCGGTCGAGATTGCCGAGCGCGAAGTAACGATTCACGCGATCACTTTGTTGGCGTTTGACGAAGCAACGCAACGCGCCGACATCGAGGTGCTGTGCAGCAAAGGCACCTACATCCGTTCGCTGGCGGTCGATCTGGCGGTCGCGCTGGGCTCCGCAGGCCATCTCGCAGCGCTGCGCCGCACGCGCACCGGTGGCTTTAGCCTGTCGGAAGCGCGCCCGCTGGATGCATGGATGGAAGCGAGCGACGAGCAACGGCTGGCGTGGCTGCTGCCAACAGATTCGCTGGTGATTGACCTGCCGCGCATCGACCTCGATACCGCCAACGCGACCAATCTTTGCAACGGCAAACTGGTGGCCCTCAGCAGGGTAGCAAACGCTGATGTGTCTGGCGCCACCGCCGACTCAACGCTTTGCCGCGTTTACACCGGCGACGCGCCCGCCCGATTCATCGGCCTCGGGCGACTCGGTGACAGCGGCATTTTGCGGGTTGAGCGGCTGCTATCGACGAAGTAG
- a CDS encoding dienelactone hydrolase family protein yields MWPWLGDPLATAQRRADLWRLLGPRPALPAPPQGELLRRESTDACRVEHWSLKLNNVEPVPALLLRPLDAPPRGLVLYCHAHGNRFAMGKDELLLGRPALLSPAYGEVLPAMGYAVLAIDHWCFGERNRNSERAMAKRLLWEGKTLWGYRVHDSLTALDWALAQPGLANLPVTALGLSMGSTMAVWCAALNERITQCIDLCCLAEYEALLANGNFDLHGEYFFVPGLCAEFTAAEISALIAPRAHLSCFGRDDPLTPPTGARMIDESMQQAYAALKAPENWRQIAFDCGHQETAAMRTHVLNRLRRVVA; encoded by the coding sequence ATGTGGCCGTGGCTGGGTGACCCGCTGGCGACCGCGCAGCGGCGCGCAGACTTGTGGCGGCTGCTCGGGCCGCGCCCGGCCCTGCCAGCCCCGCCCCAGGGCGAATTGCTGCGCCGTGAATCCACAGACGCATGCCGCGTTGAACACTGGTCGTTGAAGCTCAATAACGTCGAGCCAGTTCCGGCGCTGCTGCTGCGTCCTCTTGATGCTCCACCGCGTGGGCTGGTGCTCTACTGCCACGCTCATGGTAATCGCTTTGCGATGGGCAAGGATGAGCTGCTGCTTGGCCGCCCGGCGTTGCTATCACCGGCGTATGGCGAGGTGTTGCCGGCGATGGGTTACGCGGTGCTCGCGATTGACCACTGGTGCTTCGGTGAGCGCAATCGCAACAGCGAGCGGGCGATGGCCAAGCGCCTGTTGTGGGAGGGCAAAACGCTGTGGGGCTATCGCGTGCATGACAGCCTCACGGCGCTCGACTGGGCGCTGGCGCAACCGGGGTTGGCCAATTTGCCCGTCACCGCGCTCGGGCTCTCGATGGGCAGCACGATGGCTGTCTGGTGCGCCGCGCTCAATGAACGCATCACGCAGTGCATCGATCTGTGCTGCCTCGCTGAATATGAAGCGCTGCTCGCCAACGGTAACTTTGATTTGCACGGAGAATATTTCTTCGTGCCGGGACTGTGTGCCGAATTCACGGCTGCAGAGATCAGCGCGCTGATCGCTCCGCGAGCACACCTGTCGTGCTTCGGTCGCGACGACCCGCTCACGCCGCCGACCGGAGCGCGCATGATCGACGAGTCGATGCAGCAGGCTTACGCCGCGCTCAAGGCCCCTGAAAATTGGCGCCAGATTGCATTTGACTGCGGGCACCAGGAGACAGCGGCGATGCGCACCCACGTGCTGAATCGGCTGCGACGGGTTGTGGCGTAA
- the rbfA gene encoding 30S ribosome-binding factor RbfA encodes MKQGFSPRALRISEQIQRELAQMLALEVKDPRVKGVTITQVEVTADLSHAMVRYVCHAGYAGQADADAGFRSVNGFLRHGIAERLSIFKAPQLRFEYDKTFEEGTRLSALIDQARADDARVIAPDSPGAIPGAPEADR; translated from the coding sequence ATGAAGCAGGGCTTTTCCCCGCGCGCGTTGAGAATCTCCGAGCAGATCCAGCGCGAGCTCGCACAGATGCTCGCGCTTGAGGTCAAGGACCCGCGTGTGAAAGGTGTGACCATCACTCAGGTGGAGGTCACCGCCGATCTGTCCCACGCGATGGTGCGCTACGTCTGCCACGCCGGTTACGCCGGCCAGGCCGATGCTGACGCGGGCTTCCGCAGTGTCAACGGCTTTCTACGTCACGGCATCGCAGAGCGCCTGTCGATCTTCAAGGCGCCGCAACTGCGCTTCGAGTACGACAAGACGTTTGAAGAAGGCACCCGGCTCTCGGCGCTGATTGATCAGGCCCGCGCCGATGACGCCCGTGTGATTGCGCCGGACTCGCCAGGCGCGATCCCCGGCGCCCCCGAAGCCGACCGTTAG